The Nitrospirota bacterium genome has a window encoding:
- a CDS encoding M28 family peptidase — MPGQSYQGPLPPLTDEQRALEKELRSHVQMLAGQIGERNVVHHERLIMAADYIRTTLAGAGYEVRRQPYEVAGKICENLEAEVLGSRRPGDIIVIGAHYDSVQGSPGANDNASGVAAILGLARAFAKTTPTQTLRFVLFANEEPPFFQTEHMGSRVYAKRSRERGEKIVLMLSLETIGYYSDEPGSQHLLFPLNLIYPSTGNFIAFVSNVENGRLVRQLVGSFRQRAQFPSEGGALPGLTPGVGWSDHWAFWEEGFPAVMVTDTAPFRYPAYHSHNDRPELVQYERMARVVSGLQAVILEIENALR; from the coding sequence ATGCCGGGACAGAGTTACCAGGGCCCGCTTCCTCCCCTGACGGATGAACAACGGGCGCTGGAGAAGGAACTCCGGTCTCACGTACAGATGCTCGCCGGGCAGATCGGTGAGCGCAATGTCGTTCACCACGAGAGGCTCATCATGGCGGCGGACTATATCCGGACGACGCTTGCCGGTGCCGGCTACGAAGTTCGCCGGCAACCCTACGAGGTAGCGGGGAAGATCTGTGAGAACCTTGAAGCGGAAGTGCTGGGTAGCCGGAGACCAGGTGACATCATCGTCATCGGCGCGCACTATGATTCGGTGCAGGGGAGTCCCGGTGCCAACGATAATGCAAGCGGCGTGGCAGCGATACTCGGCTTGGCTCGTGCATTCGCGAAGACCACGCCGACCCAGACGCTGCGATTTGTCTTATTTGCCAACGAAGAACCGCCGTTCTTTCAAACCGAACACATGGGAAGCCGCGTCTACGCCAAGCGCAGCCGCGAGCGTGGCGAAAAGATCGTTCTCATGCTCAGTCTGGAGACCATCGGGTACTACTCAGACGAGCCAGGGAGCCAACATCTCCTCTTCCCATTGAATCTCATCTATCCCTCTACCGGGAACTTCATCGCCTTCGTCAGCAACGTAGAGAACGGGCGCCTGGTGAGACAGCTCGTAGGATCATTCCGCCAACGGGCTCAATTTCCCTCGGAAGGAGGAGCCCTGCCGGGATTGACTCCCGGCGTCGGATGGTCGGATCATTGGGCCTTTTGGGAGGAGGGATTCCCGGCAGTGATGGTGACCGACACAGCCCCCTTTCGCTACCCCGCCTACCATTCGCACAACGACAGGCCCGAGCTCGTTCAGTACGAACGGATGGCTCGCGTCGTCTCCGGCCTGCAGGCTGTTATTCTGGAGATAGAGAATGCACTAAGGTGA
- a CDS encoding DNA-binding protein, whose product MAPIAQNQDIGRRLQEVAQLLENQGANRFRVRAYRAAAETIERLTVPAAEIAQQQGTDGLQSLPGIGVSLARSIHTLVVTGRLPMLDRLRGRMDPVSLLASIPGIGPALAHRLHNDLHIESLEQLEMAAHDGRLTDIEGIGPKKLQGIVDSLTARLGRVRKLPQVAGPKPILEPPVDELLDVDREYREAAKAGRLQRIAPHRFNPEKEAWLPILHTQRGARHYTVLFSNSALAHQLKKTRDWVILYYDDDHGERQCTVITSHQTPFSGKRIVRGREEDCASYYQSYKAMSAEAT is encoded by the coding sequence ATGGCACCCATCGCGCAGAATCAGGACATTGGCAGACGACTGCAGGAAGTCGCACAGCTCCTGGAGAATCAGGGAGCGAATCGGTTTCGCGTGCGGGCCTATCGCGCGGCAGCGGAGACGATCGAACGCTTGACAGTTCCCGCCGCAGAGATCGCACAGCAACAGGGCACGGACGGGCTGCAATCATTGCCGGGTATCGGGGTGAGCCTCGCGCGCTCCATTCACACCCTCGTCGTCACCGGGCGACTGCCCATGTTGGATCGCCTGCGCGGCCGCATGGACCCGGTCTCGCTCCTCGCCTCCATTCCAGGGATCGGTCCGGCCCTCGCCCATCGGCTGCACAACGATCTGCACATTGAATCGTTGGAACAACTGGAAATGGCGGCGCATGACGGACGATTAACAGACATCGAAGGGATCGGCCCGAAGAAACTCCAGGGCATCGTCGACTCCCTCACTGCTCGATTAGGGCGGGTTCGGAAGCTGCCTCAAGTAGCCGGGCCAAAGCCAATCCTTGAACCTCCTGTCGACGAATTGCTGGACGTGGATAGAGAATATCGCGAAGCAGCCAAGGCCGGCAGACTGCAGCGAATTGCGCCGCACCGGTTCAATCCGGAGAAAGAGGCCTGGCTACCGATCCTCCACACCCAACGAGGCGCCCGCCACTATACCGTGCTGTTCTCGAACAGCGCCCTGGCCCATCAGCTCAAGAAAACGCGCGACTGGGTCATCCTCTACTACGATGACGACCACGGCGAACGCCAATGCACCGTGATCACAAGCCATCAAACCCCATTCAGTGGGAAACGAATCGTACGGGGGCGGGAAGAGGACTGTGCCTCCTACTACCAGTCTTATAAGGCCATGAGCGCAGAAGCAACATGA
- a CDS encoding ABC transporter permease gives MSFLWLTILSALRILRRNPLRAGLTMLGIIIGIGAVVAMVSLGQGATASVQAEIASLGTNVIIIVPGATTVGGVRGGLGSVSTLTVDDAEDIQKKVAGVAMMIYGSRSVLQVIRENKNWSTVALGTTPEFTDVRSWPVAEGNFFTQSDLDSAAKVVVLGKTAAQNLYESDEEIVGSEIRIRNVPLRVIGILTPKGQSITGQDQDDLVVLPFSTAERKVLGTKFLGTVGIILVATQTRHDIPVAVGDIKDLLRTRHRLQQSEEDDFTIRTMEDIAKTTAGTSRTMMFMLMSIASISLIVGGIGIMNILLVSVTERTKEIGLRMAVGAKRKHILLQFLTEAIIMTAIGGALGVGAGIGMAHLLTTMIGWPAIISPEAVIIAFFFSLVVGIFFGLYPANKASKMNPIEALHYE, from the coding sequence ATGTCTTTTCTCTGGCTCACGATCTTATCCGCCCTCCGTATCCTCCGCCGGAACCCGTTGCGCGCCGGCCTGACCATGCTGGGTATCATCATCGGCATCGGCGCCGTCGTTGCGATGGTCAGCTTGGGTCAGGGCGCCACCGCCTCCGTCCAAGCTGAAATCGCCAGCCTGGGCACCAACGTGATCATCATCGTGCCAGGAGCTACCACCGTCGGGGGCGTGCGCGGCGGACTCGGTTCTGTTTCGACCTTGACGGTCGATGATGCGGAGGATATTCAAAAGAAAGTCGCCGGTGTGGCGATGATGATATATGGCTCACGGTCGGTCCTGCAGGTCATTCGCGAGAACAAGAACTGGAGCACCGTTGCCCTCGGGACGACGCCTGAGTTCACCGACGTCCGCAGTTGGCCGGTTGCCGAAGGCAACTTCTTCACACAGTCCGATCTGGATTCCGCCGCGAAAGTCGTCGTGCTGGGGAAAACTGCGGCCCAGAATCTATACGAAAGCGATGAAGAGATCGTCGGCAGCGAGATCCGCATCCGCAACGTCCCGCTCCGGGTGATAGGCATTCTCACGCCCAAAGGCCAGTCGATCACGGGCCAGGACCAGGACGACCTTGTGGTCCTTCCATTTTCCACTGCCGAACGCAAAGTCCTGGGCACGAAATTTCTCGGTACCGTAGGGATCATCCTCGTGGCCACTCAAACGCGGCACGACATTCCCGTTGCGGTAGGCGACATCAAGGATCTCTTGCGAACCAGGCATCGGCTGCAGCAATCTGAAGAAGACGACTTCACCATCCGCACGATGGAAGACATCGCCAAGACCACCGCCGGCACGAGCCGGACCATGATGTTCATGTTGATGAGCATTGCCTCGATCTCGCTGATCGTCGGCGGGATCGGCATCATGAATATTCTCTTGGTGTCGGTCACGGAGCGGACAAAGGAAATTGGGCTTCGCATGGCTGTTGGCGCGAAACGCAAGCATATCCTGCTCCAATTTCTGACCGAAGCGATCATCATGACCGCGATCGGTGGAGCGCTCGGCGTCGGCGCCGGGATCGGGATGGCACACCTGCTGACCACCATGATCGGCTGGCCGGCCATTATCTCTCCGGAAGCCGTCATCATTGCATTTTTCTTTTCCCTGGTCGTGGGCATCTTCTTCGGTCTCTATCCCGCGAACAAAGCGTCGAAGATGAACCCCATCGAGGCGTTGCACTACGAGTGA
- a CDS encoding efflux RND transporter periplasmic adaptor subunit, whose translation MTAHPQDPIRQVSVTEVISHGSSSTPARHSSSGSPDHEHQLPASIPVIAPPRRRSPAPRLIGIMILLAITGAGIWYWWTAGPPPVHYKTALVDRGPITAIVTATGTVNPVMSVLVGSQVSGKIAQLMADFNSVVTKGQVLATIDQQPFKARVSQARAALKIGQGNLAKAKNMANQRKLELDRMATLRRQQFISQADFDLAATNFRDAQAQVEVAQAQVDQATATLASAELDLGYTTIYSPVNGIVVSRNVDTGQTVAASFQTPTLFMIAQDLTQMQVNANVSESDIGGVAEGKQASFRVDAYPKQFFEGTVTQVRNAPISIQNVVTYDVVIAVDNRELKLKPGMTANVTIVTAKKENALRVPNGALRFRMPGVPVDRKVTQVWVIDQEEHVRQTAITTDIADSLSTEITEGALKEGDRVILGIETTEEQAQKKLPPGFEGSPKVR comes from the coding sequence ATGACAGCTCACCCTCAAGATCCGATCCGTCAGGTCTCTGTCACCGAGGTCATCTCCCACGGGTCCTCCTCAACCCCGGCTCGCCATTCGTCGAGTGGCTCGCCCGATCACGAGCATCAGCTCCCCGCTTCGATACCGGTGATCGCACCTCCTAGGAGACGCAGCCCTGCACCCCGGCTGATCGGCATCATGATTCTGCTCGCGATCACAGGAGCGGGAATCTGGTATTGGTGGACCGCCGGCCCCCCGCCCGTCCACTACAAAACCGCTCTGGTCGATCGAGGCCCCATTACTGCGATCGTCACTGCCACCGGCACGGTCAATCCGGTCATGTCGGTGCTAGTGGGTAGTCAGGTCTCAGGCAAAATTGCCCAACTGATGGCGGACTTCAATTCCGTGGTTACGAAGGGCCAGGTCCTGGCTACGATCGATCAGCAGCCGTTCAAAGCACGGGTGAGCCAGGCCCGCGCCGCCCTGAAGATCGGGCAGGGCAATCTGGCAAAGGCAAAGAACATGGCGAATCAGCGAAAACTCGAGTTGGATCGCATGGCAACCCTGCGCCGACAACAATTCATCTCCCAGGCGGATTTCGATCTCGCTGCCACAAACTTCCGCGACGCCCAGGCCCAGGTCGAGGTCGCACAGGCGCAGGTGGATCAAGCGACAGCCACGTTGGCCTCAGCCGAACTCGATCTCGGCTACACGACGATCTACTCGCCCGTAAACGGGATCGTGGTATCCCGCAACGTCGATACAGGCCAAACCGTCGCCGCCAGTTTCCAAACGCCGACCCTGTTCATGATCGCCCAGGACCTGACGCAGATGCAGGTGAATGCCAACGTGAGCGAATCCGACATCGGCGGGGTCGCGGAGGGCAAGCAGGCCAGCTTCCGCGTGGATGCCTATCCCAAACAGTTCTTCGAGGGCACCGTGACACAGGTGCGCAACGCGCCCATCAGCATCCAGAACGTGGTGACCTACGACGTGGTGATCGCCGTCGACAATCGGGAACTCAAGCTCAAACCGGGAATGACAGCGAACGTGACGATCGTGACGGCCAAGAAGGAGAACGCTCTGCGCGTACCGAACGGAGCATTGCGCTTCCGGATGCCCGGAGTCCCGGTGGACCGCAAGGTGACGCAGGTGTGGGTGATAGATCAGGAGGAGCACGTTCGTCAGACGGCCATCACGACCGACATCGCCGACTCCCTCTCCACAGAAATCACCGAAGGGGCGCTGAAGGAAGGGGACCGTGTGATCCTGGGGATTGAGACGACGGAAGAACAGGCCCAAAAGAAGCTGCCGCCTGGCTTCGAGGGCTCTCCGAAGGTGAGATAA
- a CDS encoding cation-transporting P-type ATPase, with protein sequence MPDLDEPQLHQLPVGEVFKQLGSREGGLSPEEAKQRLSQYGPNVLEEPTRYSLIREFLHQFTHFLAILLWIAAGLAFTAEFMKPGEGMATLGWAIIGVIVINASFAFFQEYKAERAVHALHRLLPARAWVLRNNQPHDVLRSEIVPGDLLVIEEGEQIPADARLVEAADMRVDLSSLTGESQPKRRIAEPVTDGHLLDIPNLVFAGTPVLSGRGRAVVFATGMQTEFGKIARLSTGIDTGLSPLQKEIVKVTHVVALLSLAMGGVFFAIGLSVGLGFWISAIFGIGIIVANVPEGLLPTVTLALALGSQRMAKRHALIKQLTSVETLGCTTVICTDKTGTLTENRMRVARFYMDHLEIGVQESCLVIAGRVTSAIEAEEYAPLFDAIIHCHNAKRVRRTDGRPTITGDPTEVALVEFAQDHGLLHQEPLPRMGELPFDADRKRMSTLHWREGRLVAFVKGAPESLVPLCNEMLHHNARSPISQEDRLRIMEQSRIFAHQAYRVLAVAMRDIEQGIEKLDIDQVEQNLTFLGLVAMIDPPRHEVPEAIARCRQAGVRTIMITGDHPLTALAIARQIGLAPDESRAESAGYCPVIEGHQVETMNDEALRLLLTPTSPGEAEPVFARMAPRHKMRVVSVLKDLGEVVAVTGDGVNDAPAIKKADIGIAMGIAGTDVAKETADMILLDDNFATIVNAIEEGRAVYANIRKFSTYVLASNVPEIVPYLAYGFLGIPLALTVPQILAVDLGTDMVPALALGAEKPDAGIMATPPRPRTERLMNLPLLLRAYVFLGLIEAGIAMGSFFLLLLTQGWTWGTPLDWSDPLYKQATAATFAAIVVAQVANVFACRSDRASLFRLGWFSNPLIFWGIATELVVLALIIYTPWGNEIFGTGPLPLWIFGPLALGALGLLFAEECRKIIMNRFTNSRAGGVTRRIDTA encoded by the coding sequence GTGCCTGACCTCGACGAGCCACAGCTCCACCAACTGCCGGTTGGTGAGGTCTTCAAGCAACTGGGAAGCAGGGAAGGCGGCTTGTCGCCCGAAGAGGCGAAGCAGCGACTGAGTCAGTATGGACCCAATGTCCTGGAGGAACCAACTCGCTATTCACTGATTCGGGAGTTTCTCCACCAGTTCACCCACTTCCTGGCCATTTTGCTCTGGATTGCCGCAGGGCTGGCTTTCACAGCAGAATTCATGAAGCCCGGCGAAGGGATGGCCACACTCGGCTGGGCAATCATCGGTGTGATCGTCATCAACGCCTCCTTTGCCTTCTTTCAGGAATATAAGGCGGAGCGGGCGGTCCATGCCCTCCACCGACTCCTCCCTGCCAGGGCATGGGTACTGCGAAACAACCAACCACATGACGTATTGCGGAGCGAGATCGTGCCGGGAGACCTGCTCGTGATCGAGGAGGGAGAACAGATCCCTGCCGACGCCAGGCTCGTCGAGGCAGCCGACATGCGTGTCGACCTCTCCTCTCTCACGGGCGAATCCCAACCGAAGCGGCGGATAGCGGAGCCGGTCACCGATGGACATCTCCTGGACATCCCCAATCTCGTATTTGCCGGCACCCCCGTGCTCTCCGGCAGAGGCAGGGCAGTGGTGTTCGCCACCGGTATGCAGACGGAATTCGGCAAGATCGCCCGCCTCTCGACAGGGATCGATACAGGTCTCAGCCCGCTGCAGAAAGAAATCGTGAAGGTCACCCATGTGGTCGCACTGCTATCGCTCGCCATGGGCGGGGTCTTTTTCGCCATCGGCCTTTCTGTAGGCTTGGGTTTCTGGATCAGCGCGATCTTCGGGATCGGCATTATCGTGGCGAACGTGCCGGAAGGACTGCTCCCCACCGTGACGCTGGCCTTAGCGTTAGGCAGTCAGCGCATGGCCAAACGCCACGCGCTCATCAAGCAACTGACGTCCGTTGAAACGCTCGGTTGCACCACCGTCATCTGCACGGATAAGACCGGGACGCTGACCGAGAACCGGATGCGCGTGGCACGGTTCTATATGGACCATCTCGAAATCGGGGTGCAGGAAAGCTGTCTGGTGATCGCCGGACGCGTGACCAGCGCGATCGAGGCCGAGGAATATGCGCCGCTCTTCGATGCGATCATCCACTGCCACAATGCCAAGCGCGTACGGCGGACCGACGGCCGCCCTACCATCACTGGCGATCCAACCGAAGTGGCCCTGGTCGAGTTCGCACAGGATCACGGACTCCTCCACCAAGAACCGCTGCCCCGGATGGGCGAGCTTCCGTTCGATGCAGATCGGAAGCGCATGTCCACCCTCCATTGGCGCGAGGGCCGACTCGTGGCCTTCGTGAAGGGAGCGCCGGAATCTCTCGTACCCCTCTGCAATGAGATGCTCCACCACAATGCCCGCTCCCCGATAAGTCAGGAAGACCGCCTCCGCATCATGGAACAAAGCCGTATCTTTGCGCACCAGGCCTATCGGGTCCTGGCTGTGGCCATGCGAGACATTGAGCAGGGTATCGAGAAGCTGGACATCGACCAGGTGGAACAGAACCTCACCTTCCTCGGCCTCGTGGCGATGATAGATCCCCCGCGCCACGAAGTGCCGGAGGCCATCGCGCGCTGCCGCCAGGCCGGCGTCCGCACCATCATGATCACCGGCGACCATCCGCTCACGGCCCTGGCCATTGCCCGTCAGATCGGACTGGCGCCGGACGAGTCCCGCGCTGAGTCGGCAGGATACTGTCCCGTGATCGAAGGACACCAGGTCGAAACGATGAACGACGAGGCTCTCCGTCTGCTCCTCACACCCACCAGCCCTGGCGAGGCCGAGCCGGTCTTCGCGCGCATGGCCCCCCGGCACAAGATGCGTGTCGTGTCGGTGCTGAAAGACCTGGGCGAGGTAGTGGCCGTGACGGGCGACGGGGTGAATGACGCTCCAGCCATCAAGAAGGCCGACATCGGCATTGCGATGGGCATCGCCGGAACCGATGTGGCAAAAGAAACGGCGGACATGATCTTGCTCGACGACAACTTTGCGACCATCGTCAATGCCATAGAAGAAGGCCGGGCCGTCTACGCCAACATCAGAAAATTCTCCACGTACGTGCTGGCTAGTAACGTGCCAGAGATCGTCCCCTATCTGGCGTATGGATTCCTGGGAATTCCGCTGGCACTGACGGTCCCGCAAATCCTCGCCGTGGATCTCGGTACCGACATGGTTCCGGCCTTGGCCCTGGGTGCCGAAAAGCCCGATGCCGGCATTATGGCGACCCCCCCGCGCCCGCGCACGGAACGGTTGATGAACCTGCCGCTCCTCCTGCGCGCCTATGTCTTTTTGGGGCTGATCGAAGCCGGAATCGCCATGGGTTCATTCTTTTTATTGCTCCTGACGCAAGGATGGACCTGGGGCACGCCGCTTGACTGGTCTGATCCACTCTACAAACAAGCCACCGCCGCCACCTTCGCCGCCATCGTCGTCGCCCAGGTGGCGAACGTGTTCGCCTGCCGATCGGACCGAGCATCGCTCTTCCGACTCGGCTGGTTCAGCAATCCATTGATCTTCTGGGGAATCGCGACAGAACTCGTCGTCCTGGCCTTGATCATCTATACCCCCTGGGGTAACGAAATCTTTGGAACCGGTCCCTTGCCTCTCTGGATCTTCGGACCGCTCGCTCTGGGAGCCCTTGGTCTGTTATTCGCAGAAGAATGCCGTAAGATCATCATGAACCGATTTACGAACAGCCGCGCCGGCGGAGTCACGCGACGGATTGACACAGCATGA
- a CDS encoding universal stress protein yields the protein MRILCAVDGSEWSQWGVQALEALADREPEDVTLLHVVDLSALQAGRGKNPVAEKRALGAMEKAGTMLLREAERSARVALGQAATGPRTTYHPVLAHGPLARTIARQAQRARADLILIGSRGISDIEGFLLGSISRQVASIAPCSVLVVKQPIHQLTRVTLAVDDSKPSRAAARFLRSRILPESAITTILSSAERPVTDLAVRYLSKSQIEELEQPVVERATRLVTSLRDDFLKEGYAVETDVQMDHVIDTIVRHVEATHTDLLVIGSRDLTKNERLHLGSVSESLLRHAPCSVLIVRGRRA from the coding sequence ATGCGAATTCTTTGTGCAGTGGATGGATCTGAATGGTCTCAATGGGGGGTGCAAGCACTCGAAGCGCTCGCAGACCGTGAGCCGGAGGATGTGACGCTTCTCCATGTGGTCGATTTATCGGCCCTCCAAGCTGGCAGAGGCAAGAATCCCGTGGCTGAAAAGCGCGCTTTGGGTGCCATGGAGAAGGCCGGTACGATGCTCCTCCGCGAAGCAGAGCGATCGGCTCGAGTCGCCCTCGGACAGGCCGCGACCGGCCCTCGCACAACATACCACCCGGTCTTAGCCCACGGCCCCCTCGCCCGGACGATCGCGCGACAGGCGCAGCGGGCGAGGGCCGACCTCATCCTCATTGGATCCCGCGGGATAAGCGACATCGAAGGATTCTTGTTGGGAAGCATTTCTCGGCAGGTCGCATCGATTGCCCCATGCTCCGTCCTCGTTGTGAAACAGCCGATCCATCAGCTAACGCGCGTGACCCTCGCGGTCGATGACTCGAAACCGTCCCGAGCCGCCGCCCGATTTCTTCGCTCCCGTATTCTTCCGGAATCTGCTATCACCACCATCCTCTCCTCTGCCGAAAGACCTGTGACCGACTTGGCTGTTCGGTACCTGTCCAAATCCCAGATCGAAGAGTTGGAGCAGCCGGTCGTCGAGCGAGCCACACGACTGGTGACATCATTGCGGGACGATTTCCTGAAAGAGGGCTACGCCGTAGAGACGGACGTGCAGATGGACCACGTGATCGACACCATTGTCAGACATGTGGAGGCAACTCATACCGATCTCTTGGTGATCGGATCTCGCGATTTGACCAAGAACGAGCGGCTCCATCTGGGGAGCGTCTCGGAAAGTCTCCTGAGACATGCCCCCTGTTCCGTCCTGATCGTGCGAGGCCGGCGTGCCTGA
- a CDS encoding CBS domain-containing protein — MPTKRKAKTKKKARTDRKKDFGEMTVKQVMQKMVQSAHLKTKGDVIASLMIEGFGAVPVVDTKDKLLGIVSEHDLLAALDDGHKLGAVTAADIMTCNPYSVHPETILPTLIHVFRASDLIRVPVVDVKDKLVGIIARRDVLRAYLAAGRA; from the coding sequence ATGCCGACGAAGAGGAAGGCGAAGACAAAGAAGAAGGCCAGGACAGATAGGAAGAAGGACTTTGGCGAGATGACGGTCAAACAGGTGATGCAGAAAATGGTGCAGTCTGCCCATCTCAAGACGAAAGGCGACGTTATTGCGTCGCTCATGATCGAGGGGTTCGGGGCCGTGCCGGTGGTGGATACCAAAGATAAACTTCTGGGGATCGTCAGCGAACATGATCTACTGGCTGCATTGGATGATGGGCACAAGCTGGGCGCTGTTACCGCCGCTGACATCATGACGTGCAACCCCTATTCGGTCCACCCGGAGACCATACTCCCGACGCTGATTCATGTGTTCAGAGCCAGCGATTTGATTCGGGTGCCGGTAGTGGATGTCAAGGACAAACTTGTCGGAATCATCGCCCGTCGCGACGTTCTGCGTGCTTACCTCGCAGCAGGCCGAGCGTAG
- a CDS encoding CBS domain-containing protein gives MRQTEFLAAACDPKSLTVGQLMQDAVFTCGSRADALSISRMMTQRNFGSLPVVEEDRTLVGLISEYDLLQAMIDGRDLRKIMAVELMSSNPVTATENMLLEQVANLFQDRYITRVPVVRNGKLVGILARRDLLYGYMKASQYWS, from the coding sequence ATGCGACAAACGGAGTTTCTTGCGGCGGCTTGCGATCCCAAATCCTTGACGGTGGGGCAATTGATGCAGGACGCGGTCTTTACCTGTGGCTCCAGGGCCGATGCCTTGTCCATCAGCCGCATGATGACCCAGCGGAACTTCGGCAGCCTGCCGGTGGTGGAAGAGGACCGGACCTTGGTCGGTCTGATAAGCGAGTATGATCTGCTTCAGGCGATGATCGATGGCCGGGATTTGCGAAAGATCATGGCTGTCGAACTCATGAGCAGCAACCCGGTGACCGCTACTGAGAATATGCTGCTGGAGCAGGTCGCGAATCTTTTCCAGGATCGGTATATCACGCGGGTACCGGTCGTGCGGAACGGCAAGCTCGTCGGTATTCTGGCACGGCGCGATCTATTGTATGGGTATATGAAAGCATCGCAGTACTGGTCTTAA
- a CDS encoding L,D-transpeptidase: protein MMVMAFHTSAQAESSKKYRGPCEIHYLSDATVEWDCRVIPHGKSLETMFGENWVYVARFNRIDRRHAHSSVPIKVPMRLEDLTSFTPLPLFYPVAERDEQFILIDLTEQFLGAYEYGALRFAAPIASGNGLNETPTGKFRLTAAHLQHQSDLYTIEGTDRPYPMNYALRFHVNREGVSYWIHGRDMPGYPASHGCIGLYDESMQKEEYGIPMDPELNDAKRLFMWVLGGEVEDNRVIRLPYGPRVHIIGQAPRSERE, encoded by the coding sequence ATGATGGTCATGGCTTTTCACACTTCCGCGCAAGCTGAATCCTCCAAGAAGTATCGCGGTCCCTGTGAGATTCATTATCTGAGTGATGCGACGGTCGAGTGGGATTGCCGTGTCATTCCGCACGGCAAATCGCTGGAGACGATGTTTGGCGAGAACTGGGTATATGTGGCGCGATTCAATCGGATCGATCGGCGCCATGCACATTCAAGCGTGCCCATCAAAGTTCCAATGAGGCTGGAGGATCTCACATCCTTTACTCCTCTTCCCCTGTTCTATCCGGTTGCAGAGCGAGACGAGCAATTCATTCTGATCGATCTCACGGAGCAGTTTCTCGGAGCCTATGAATATGGAGCCCTTCGCTTCGCGGCTCCCATCGCTTCAGGGAATGGACTCAACGAAACGCCCACAGGAAAGTTCCGTCTGACGGCTGCCCATCTGCAACATCAATCCGATCTCTATACCATCGAAGGGACGGATCGACCCTATCCGATGAACTACGCGCTGCGCTTCCATGTGAATCGGGAAGGCGTCTCCTATTGGATCCACGGACGGGACATGCCAGGCTATCCAGCCTCCCACGGCTGCATCGGCCTCTACGACGAGTCGATGCAGAAAGAAGAATACGGCATACCAATGGACCCGGAACTCAACGACGCGAAAAGACTATTCATGTGGGTTTTAGGCGGTGAAGTGGAGGACAATCGGGTGATCCGGTTGCCCTATGGTCCAAGGGTCCACATCATCGGCCAAGCGCCCAGGAGTGAGCGGGAATAA
- a CDS encoding DUF4136 domain-containing protein: MNLRFLIAWLALWLLAAGGCAEGPKVLTDSDPSTQFSAFRTFALSGMTDRGYEVGPSDRSPLRGRVKEMVDEQLVAKGLRQVSMENRPDLLVHIFFGVKGQQRVETTDKTQDLYPGCYRGFYPGCYGRQVTAYEYHDGDWVPASTRVVTTHEDHEGTLIVDLADSSKKKLVWRAVIRAVLGDNLEQNFESANKGIAEAFKDYPRAK; the protein is encoded by the coding sequence ATGAATCTCAGATTTCTGATCGCGTGGCTGGCGCTGTGGCTCCTCGCAGCAGGAGGCTGCGCGGAGGGGCCGAAGGTGCTCACAGATTCCGATCCGTCCACGCAGTTCTCTGCGTTTCGCACGTTTGCCCTTTCGGGGATGACGGACAGAGGCTATGAGGTCGGGCCGTCGGACCGTTCACCCTTGAGAGGGCGGGTCAAAGAGATGGTTGACGAGCAGCTCGTTGCCAAGGGGCTCCGGCAAGTCAGCATGGAAAACCGCCCAGACCTGCTGGTGCACATTTTTTTCGGCGTGAAGGGCCAGCAACGTGTCGAGACCACTGACAAGACACAGGACCTCTATCCGGGCTGCTACAGAGGTTTCTATCCCGGCTGCTATGGCCGTCAGGTGACTGCCTATGAGTATCACGACGGCGATTGGGTACCCGCCAGTACTCGCGTCGTGACTACCCACGAGGATCATGAAGGCACCCTGATTGTGGATCTGGCGGACTCGTCGAAAAAGAAGCTGGTGTGGCGAGCCGTGATTCGGGCAGTGTTGGGGGACAACTTGGAGCAGAATTTTGAATCGGCTAACAAGGGAATCGCCGAAGCATTCAAAGACTATCCACGCGCCAAATAG